The DNA sequence GATTCTGACGCTTCCGGGGAACCACTTCCAGTATCCGGTTAATGGCAGGAAGAAAACCCATATCCATCATTTTATCGGCTTCGTCTATCACCATGAATTGCAGCTTTTTCAGGGGCAAATTACCGCCAAGATAAATATCCATGAACCTGCCCGGCGTAGCTACCAGGATGTCCAGGCCTGCCTCTACCTCTTCAATCTGCTGCCTGGGGCCCGTCCCCCCGTAAATGACAACCGTGCGCAGGCCGGTATATTTACCCAGCATGCGAATATGGTCGCCAATCTGCATGGCCAGCTCCCGGGTAGGCGCTAATACCAGGGCGCGCACCTCGTTTCCCTGCGGAAAATTAAGCTTGCGAAGCAGCGGAAGTGCGTAGGTAGCCGTCTTTCCGGTTCCCGTGGGCGCGACCCCTATCAGGTCCTGGCCCGAAAGTACCGGGCCCAGTACCTTTTCCTGGACCGGCGTCAATTCGGTATAGCCGGCTTCGGCAATGGCATCGAGCAACTGCTTATTCAGTTTAAAATCCGTAAAACCCTTCCGCTGTTTTGAGAGCATGCCGCAAAGATAAGTTAAAAGCGTAATTTTGCGGCATGAGCAGCATTCTTATAAAAAATGCCAGGGTGGTAAACGAGGACATTCAACTCAATGCCGATGTTTTTATTAACAAGGGGCGGATTGAACGAATCGATCCTGTTTTATCGAATATCAGTGCGGACAGGGAAATAGACGCCAGCGGGAAGTTCCTGCTGCCGGGCATGATCGATGACCAGGTACATTTCCGCGAACCGGGTCTTACGCACAAGGCGACGATCGCGTCCGAATCAAGAGCGGCCGTCGCCGGAGGCATTACGTCCTTCATGGAAATGCCCAATACCATTCCCAATGCCCTGACCCAGGAGCTGCTTGAAGATAAATACCGCATTGCAGCGGCCTCTTCCCCGGCCAACTATTCCTTTTACATGGGCGCCTCCAACGACAACCTGGAAGAAGTGCTGAAAACCAACCCGGAAACCGTATGCGGCGTAAAGGTATTCATGGGCTCCTCCACAGGCAATATGCTGGTGGACGAAGAATCCGCGCTGGAAGGCATTTTTTCGCAGGTCCCGCTGCTCATTGCCACGCACTGTGAAGACGAAAGGACTATTCGCCGAAACCTGGAGAGTTACCGGGAAAAGTTCGGCGATGATATTCCAGTCACCGCCCACCCGCTGATCCGGAGTGCCGAAGCTTGTTATCTTTCTTCGTCAAGGGCGGTTGAACTGGCTAAAAAGCACGGTACACGCCTGCACATTCTCCATATTTCCACAGCAAAGGAAACTGAACTGTTTGACAATTCCATTCCCCTGAAGGATAAAAAGATCACGGCGGAAGCTTGTGTACACCACCTTTGGTTTGACGATACCCGTTATGAGGAACTCGGGAACCTGATCAAATGGAATCCCGCTATTAAAAGGCCGGCCGACAGAAAAGCTATCCTGGAAGCAGTAATTAGTGACAAGATAGACGTGATCGCTACCGATCATGCTCCTCATACGCTGGAAGAAAAATCGCAGCCTTACCTGAAGGCGCCTTCCGGAGGCCCGCTTGTCCAGCATGCGCTGCCGGCCCTGCTGGAATTGTATTGCCAGCATAAGATCAGCCTGGAAACCATTGTCAGGAAAACGGCGCATAATGTAGCTGACTGTTTCCGGATAAAAGAAAGAGGATATATCCGGGAAGGTTATATGGCTGACCTGGTACTGGTTGACCCTTCGCAGCCGCATACCGCCAAAAAAGACAACCTGCTTTATAAATGCGGCTGGAGCCCCTTTGAAGGATACCGCTTCAGTACGGCTATCACTCATACCTTCGTAAACGGCAACCTGGTATATGAAAACGGTACGGTGCATGAGGGAAATAACGGCCATCGCCTGGAATTTACTTCTTTGGAAAAAAAATCCTAATTTTATTGCCCTTTTGGGAACAGAAGCAAATTTTACGCCCTATCCGCGAGAAATAAGCATGGCATGAAATCAAATTCCTATTTTTTCGACCGCTTTATGGGATCCATCACCCTGGTGAACGGCGTGATCCTGTCAGTTGTATTGTGGTATTTCAGTTTTAACTTCATCAGCAAGATCTTTACTGGCAGCATACTCATTGCCGCCATCCTGGCCCTTGCCGTGGAAATCACCAAGATCATTACCAACTACTATGCGAGTTCTTTCTCCATTAAGGGGATTGAATCTATCAGCGGACGGGTTCTCAATAACTTTCTCCGCATTTTCGCCGTCGTATTGAGTTCCGTATTCTGCCTTTCGGAAGTTTCTCATATGAGCAATAAGCCGAATATAGAGAAAGCCCTGACTTCAGAGGTGGCCCAGGTACAGGACCAACTCAAAAGCCGCCGGGAAGTATTAGTGGAGAGTTATAGCCGCAGGAAGGAAGCTATTTACGAGCAAATAAAAATCCTTTCCGACCTGCGCTACCCAACCCAGGCTCAGCAGCAGCGGCTCAGCGAACTGGATCAGCAGTTGATTTCCGTTAATGAGGAGGAAGAGGAGATGCTTCGGCAGAGCAATATGGAACTGGTAAGCCGGCAAGGCACCATTCAAAAACAACTTGTCAATGATCCTTCGGCGAATAACCAGAAGATCAATGACATACTTTTTGCCATGGGAGTCGCCCCAGGCCCCCAGTACACCAGCTATTACCGGTACTTCACTTTGATTTCCAGTATTTTATTAACGGTCTTCCTGGAATTCGCTTCCATTACAACAATACGCAACTTCACCAAATATCTTTACGATACCAAACGCTATAAATTGTAGCCTGTATTTACTAACCAGTAAAGATGACTAAACCAATTGCAGCCGTGCTGCTGTTATTAAGCGCCGCGGTCTTCTCCTGCGTTTTCCGGCAATCCCCTAAGCAGGGCTCATTGCCTGAAGAAGGGCCGGCATCAGCGGACACCATTTTTCACATTAAATACGATGAGGAAGCCGGAACCATTTCGGTTTTCAGGGGTAATGAAAGCTCGCCCGTACTGACACAGAACGCCCGGGAAAATTTTCGCCCCTATATTCACCCTATTGCCGCCCCGGACGGAAAAGGCACGCTTACCGAGTATAGTCCCGGCCATCATAAGCATCAAACCGGGCTTTATTGGGGCTTTACCCGCCTGAACGGCCGCGATTATTTTCATCATCCGGGCGAAGATCACTGGCGAAGGGTAGCAGCCCGGGTAATTTCAGGGGAAGGATCGCTGGTCAAATGGCAAACGGTTTATGACCTGCTGGATGAAAACGGCGAGGTGGTATTAACGGAAACCCAGAACTGGAGCATGCAGCTGCGTGAAGGAAAATATATCCTGGACCTGGAATGGAAGGGGGAAGCGCGGAAAGAAGTGACCATCGGGAAATACGATTATGGCGGATTATTCCTGCGTATGCCCTGGAAAGAAGGTATCCGCGGGCAAGTCGTAAATACAGCCAGGCAACGCAACGAAAAAGCGGAAGGGCAGCGGGCCATGTGGGTTGACGTAGGAATGCAGGTGGAAGGTCGTTCGGACCTTGCCCATATTGCGATTTTCGATCACCCGGACAACGGCGGTTATCCTCATGCATGGCGTGTAGATCATCAAATGGGTATCGGGCCTGCCCGGTCGCGGGAAGCGGACTGGAAAATTGCTCATGGAGCAACCGAAATTATCCGGCACCAGCTAGTGGTATATACCGGGGAACTGAACGACGTGAAATTAAACAAGGCCTGGGCTGAATTCAGCGGCAAGGAGCCTACCTACGCCACCTCTGCTCTTTGGGCAATTGCTCAAAAGGAAGGATTGGATGCAAAATTCCTTACGCCGGAAGAAGCCGTAAAAAGCATGAGTCTGATTGAGGGCTTCGCAGCAAACGTCTGGGCTTCCGAACCGATGATTACCCAGCCTATGGCTTTTTGCTGGGACAGCCGCGGAAGGCTTTGGATTGCAGAGAACAGGGATTACGAATCCCGCTCGCATGGTTTTTCGAATTCCGGCGACAGTCGTATCCTTATCCTGGAAGACACCGACCGCGACGGGAAAGCAGACAGTAAGAAGGTGTTTATGGAAGGCATTGCTTTTCCCGCCGCCATTGCGGTTGGCTTTGACGGCGTATTTATCGGCGCTCCCCCCAACCTCCTTTTTGTCCCGGACAGAAACAGGAATGACAAGGCCGATATGGATGATATTGAAGTCAGGCTTACTGGTTGGGGGATTCGTGACCGGCACGAAACCCTGAACAGCCTGCATTGGGGCCCGGACGGCTGGCTATATGGTCTGCAAGGCTTTGCCACCCCTTCCCGCGTGCGGAAGCCTGCCGGAGAAGGCAGGATCTACGGGCATAAAGATCCTTTTCCGGAAGAAGAAATACTCTCGGGAGAAGGGACAGATATAAACGGCGGTGTATGGCGCTACCACCCGCTGGAAGATAAATTTGAGGTCGTCGCTCACGGCTTCAGTAATCCATGGGGCATCGATTACAATGCAAAAGGGCAGCTTTTTATTACGGCCTGCGTAATCCCGCATCTCTGGCATGTGATTCCGGGTGGGATCTATCACCGCCAGGGCGGGCAGCACTTCAATCCCTATACGTATAACGATATTAAAACCATTGCCGATCACAGCCACCGCTCGGCGCACGGGGGTGCCCGGATTTACCAGTCGGACGCCTTCCCGGAAGAACAGCAGGGACGTATTTTTATGGCGAATATCCATGAACATGCTATCTTGTCGGATATTCTTGAGCGCAAAGGCTCCGGTTATACCGGGAAGCACGGGGAAGACGTAATGACAGCCAATAATGCGCAGTGGGTAGGATTCAGCTTGGAAATCGGACCGGACGGGGCTTTGTACGTACTTGACTGGCACGATGCGGACATCTGCGGAAAAGAGGTACTGAACCACGAGACCGGCAGGATCTTCCGGATCAGTCCGGAGCATTCCCTGGCGGAAAACTGGGAAGGACGCTACGCCAACCTTGAAGAAATGGCCGATGAACAACTGGTAAGCCTCCAAACCAGCAAAAGCGACTGGCATTCGCGCCGGGCGCGCCTGGAACTTCAAAACCGCGCCGCCAAAGGAAAATTAAGCACCGGAACTCATGCACAACTGCGGGAAATCTTTTTGAAGGAGAACAATCCCGACTGGCGCCTGCGCGCGATGTGGACGCTGCATGTAACCGGCGGTTTTACGATGAATCAGCTGATAAGCGCCCTGGAGGATGAGGATGAATACGTCCGCGCCTGGGCTATTCAGCTCATTTGCGAAAAAAAGCAGGTTCCGGTAAAGGCAATGGCCAAATTCTATCGCATGGGCGCCGGCGATCCTTCAGCCGTCGTCCGTTTATACCTGGCTTCCGCCCTGCAGCGCATCAATGTTTTCTCCCGTTTCACGCTTGCCGGGGAACTGGTGAAACATGCGGAGGACAGCAGCGACCATAACCTGCCCAAGATGATCTGGTACGGCATTGAACCATTAATGAAGGTAAGCCCTGGCCGGACGCTGGATATTGCGCTTAAAAGCAGGATACCACTTATAACCCGGTATATCGCGCGTCGCGCCGTGGACGCCGACGCCCTGGAAGCCCTGGTTGCCTGCATAGGAAAGGAACCGCCGGTACTGACTGACTTGCTGAAAGGCATGCAAAACGGCCTGGAAGGACGCATTGACCTGGTGAAGCCCGCCGGCTGGGACCAGGTGTACGCCCGCCTCCTGGACCAGGGCGGTGAAGTAGAGGAACTGGCCATCCATATTGCGCAATATTTCGGGGACAGGGAAGCCGTCCGCCAATATTTCAGCACGCTGAAGAACAAAAATGCCCCCGCAGCCGATCGCGCAAAAGCGCTCGAAGCCCTGGCCGCCCAGCAACGCGAAGAACTGGTTCCTGAACTGCCAGCTCTCCTGGAAGATCCCGGCTTGCGCGGCGCCGCCATAAGCGCTATTGCTGCCTATGAAGAAGAGCATCTTGGCGAACTTCTCCTGCGCCGATACCCGCAATTCACTTCCGAAGAAAAGCTCCGGGCCATTCATACCCTGTCATCACGCCCCGCTTACGGCTGGCAGCTGACCCAGGCCATAAAAAACGGCCGGATTACAAAACGTGAGGTTCCCGTAGATGTTGCCCGCCAGTTGAGACGTGTCGTTGGAAGTGGATTCGTAGAAGTCTGGGGGCCCATTGACCAGCTACCCTCCGTAGAAAAAGCTTATAAGGAGTACCGCGGCCTGCTCAGCACAGCGGCCCTCGCCGGAGCCGACCTTGAAAAAGGCCGGACCCTGTTCATGCGTACATGCGGAAGCTGTCACAAAATGTACGGCAAAGGCGCCGAAATCGGCCCTGACCTGACCGGATCCAACCGTTCAGATATCGATTATTTATTATTCAACGTCCTGGAACCCAGCAGCGAAATACAGGATGATTATAAACTGGTGGTAATCACCACCCGCGACGGACGCACCTATTCCGGCAATATCATCGGCGAAAATGACCGGCAAATAACACTGCGCATGGTGGGGCAGGAACCCGTGATCATCAACAAATCAACCATACAAACCCGGGAAACCACTCCCCTTTCCATGATGCCCGCCGGCTTGTTTGAACCGCTCACCGACCAGGAGATCATTGACCTTGTCGCCTACCTGAGAAGCTAAAATTCTTTATCATCCACCACTCCCGGGGGTTCCGTTTTTTTGGCAAACCGCCCATATCTGATCAACGCTGCAACCTTCCCATCTTTTTGCTGCGCCGGCGTGTTAGAAACATAGCGGCAAAAAAAAAGCCGGCTCCCTGATTTTGGAGACGGCTTCTTCCTTTAGTTTTAAAACCTGTGATCCCGAGAGGATTCGAACCTCTGACCGACTGCTTAGAAGGCAGTTGCTCTATCCACTGAGCTACGGGACCGCAAGGCTAATTTTTAGCTGCCCGCAAAGGTACAAAAATTCTTTAATGGAATACGGTGCAAGAGCCGTCATTCTTCACTTGAAACGGTACCGTCGGGATAAAGGGATTTATTTTGTTTCAGGGAACCGTTCGCCAGGTGGAATATAAAATCCTCCGGGCTTCCGGCTTTGCCAATGATCTTCCGGAGGTTAATCTTTAAAAGGAATTCGGCGGAGGGCTGGCAAATGTCGTGTGCGGGCTCATGGGTCAGCGCCAGGTAAACCTGGCCGGGGTGAGACTCCGCGATGGCGCCGTTCCAGATAATTTTATAAGATTCTTCGGAGCAGCCACCAAGTACGCGAATAAACAGGGAATCATCCTGTCTTTTTACTTCCTGGATGGCAAAGGCGGCATTTTCGCCTGTTTGACGGGAGTTAAGCACCTTTTGGTAGGCGGTTTCGCTTCTTAGCAGGTTATCGTCAAGGAGTACGTCCTGCTGCTCGTCCCCTTTTTTCTCACAGGCAACAAGCACGGCGAATAGCATACACAAGGAAAATGAGATCCGGAGGAATGAGTAAATATTATTCATACTATCTGGTTATGGGTTATTGCTGCCAGTACGAAGAAACCCGGATTATCGCTACAGGTACACCTTATCTCCTTTCTCCGACCTGCTGGCGCCACATGGCATAGTATAGCCCTTTTTGTTCCAGAAGTTCCTCGTGGGGGCCGGATTCGGAGATCTTTCCTTTTTCCAGCACATGGATCGCATCCGCATGCATAATGGTAGAAAGCCGGTGAGCGATGAGAATGGTGATGCGCACACGGCTCAGCGATACATCCCGGATTGTATTGGTTATATCTTCTTCGGTCAGGGAATCCAGGGCGGAAGTGGCTTCGTCAAAAATAAGGAGCCGGGGATTTCGCAGGAGTGCGCGGGCAATAGAGATACGTTGTTTCTCGCCGCCGGAAAGTTTAATGCCGCCTTCCCCAAGCAGGGTATCAATGCCCTTTTCGGACCTGGACAGGAGGTTCGCGCAGGAAGCTTTGTTCAAGGCTTCCTCTAGTTCCGAACCGCTTGCATGGGGCTTCACGAACA is a window from the Anseongella ginsenosidimutans genome containing:
- a CDS encoding dihydroorotase, whose amino-acid sequence is MSSILIKNARVVNEDIQLNADVFINKGRIERIDPVLSNISADREIDASGKFLLPGMIDDQVHFREPGLTHKATIASESRAAVAGGITSFMEMPNTIPNALTQELLEDKYRIAAASSPANYSFYMGASNDNLEEVLKTNPETVCGVKVFMGSSTGNMLVDEESALEGIFSQVPLLIATHCEDERTIRRNLESYREKFGDDIPVTAHPLIRSAEACYLSSSRAVELAKKHGTRLHILHISTAKETELFDNSIPLKDKKITAEACVHHLWFDDTRYEELGNLIKWNPAIKRPADRKAILEAVISDKIDVIATDHAPHTLEEKSQPYLKAPSGGPLVQHALPALLELYCQHKISLETIVRKTAHNVADCFRIKERGYIREGYMADLVLVDPSQPHTAKKDNLLYKCGWSPFEGYRFSTAITHTFVNGNLVYENGTVHEGNNGHRLEFTSLEKKS
- a CDS encoding PVC-type heme-binding CxxCH protein — protein: MTKPIAAVLLLLSAAVFSCVFRQSPKQGSLPEEGPASADTIFHIKYDEEAGTISVFRGNESSPVLTQNARENFRPYIHPIAAPDGKGTLTEYSPGHHKHQTGLYWGFTRLNGRDYFHHPGEDHWRRVAARVISGEGSLVKWQTVYDLLDENGEVVLTETQNWSMQLREGKYILDLEWKGEARKEVTIGKYDYGGLFLRMPWKEGIRGQVVNTARQRNEKAEGQRAMWVDVGMQVEGRSDLAHIAIFDHPDNGGYPHAWRVDHQMGIGPARSREADWKIAHGATEIIRHQLVVYTGELNDVKLNKAWAEFSGKEPTYATSALWAIAQKEGLDAKFLTPEEAVKSMSLIEGFAANVWASEPMITQPMAFCWDSRGRLWIAENRDYESRSHGFSNSGDSRILILEDTDRDGKADSKKVFMEGIAFPAAIAVGFDGVFIGAPPNLLFVPDRNRNDKADMDDIEVRLTGWGIRDRHETLNSLHWGPDGWLYGLQGFATPSRVRKPAGEGRIYGHKDPFPEEEILSGEGTDINGGVWRYHPLEDKFEVVAHGFSNPWGIDYNAKGQLFITACVIPHLWHVIPGGIYHRQGGQHFNPYTYNDIKTIADHSHRSAHGGARIYQSDAFPEEQQGRIFMANIHEHAILSDILERKGSGYTGKHGEDVMTANNAQWVGFSLEIGPDGALYVLDWHDADICGKEVLNHETGRIFRISPEHSLAENWEGRYANLEEMADEQLVSLQTSKSDWHSRRARLELQNRAAKGKLSTGTHAQLREIFLKENNPDWRLRAMWTLHVTGGFTMNQLISALEDEDEYVRAWAIQLICEKKQVPVKAMAKFYRMGAGDPSAVVRLYLASALQRINVFSRFTLAGELVKHAEDSSDHNLPKMIWYGIEPLMKVSPGRTLDIALKSRIPLITRYIARRAVDADALEALVACIGKEPPVLTDLLKGMQNGLEGRIDLVKPAGWDQVYARLLDQGGEVEELAIHIAQYFGDREAVRQYFSTLKNKNAPAADRAKALEALAAQQREELVPELPALLEDPGLRGAAISAIAAYEEEHLGELLLRRYPQFTSEEKLRAIHTLSSRPAYGWQLTQAIKNGRITKREVPVDVARQLRRVVGSGFVEVWGPIDQLPSVEKAYKEYRGLLSTAALAGADLEKGRTLFMRTCGSCHKMYGKGAEIGPDLTGSNRSDIDYLLFNVLEPSSEIQDDYKLVVITTRDGRTYSGNIIGENDRQITLRMVGQEPVIINKSTIQTRETTPLSMMPAGLFEPLTDQEIIDLVAYLRS